TGTGAAGCTGTGATTTTAATGACAGATGGTATTTCCGATCCGCGCTTTGAAACAGATGCTGGACTTGCGAACCACGAAAAATGGCAGGCCTTATGGCAAGAAATTGAACCACAGTTGCAACAGCCACACCCAGATCAGGCTTTATTGGAATGGTCAAAGTTCTTTAGTGCAGGGCATCATGATGATCGTACTTTGGCGATTTTATGGAATAAGCCTGTGAGTGTGGATGTGGAGGGTCTTGCCCATGACTAAGATTATCCAGTGTCAAACTTTAGATGGTCGGCCAGTTGCATTCGTTGATGAAGTCATTGGCTCAGGAGCTATGAAAGATGTCTATTTTTCTCCTGATAAATCTTATGTGGTGTGTTTTTTCAGTAAAGAAAAAAACCATTTCTATCAGTCACATGCTGAGCTGGAAAGACAGAAGGACCGCTTAAAGGAAATTGTTGGGAATAAATGGCAAGGTATTTTCAACAGTGCCGGCGGGGATTACTGGAAAAATGTGTTTTGCTGGCCCGATGGTTTGATTGAATATAATGGTTTGTTGGGGATTACAGCACCGACTTACCAAAAACAGTTTTTCTTTGAACATGGGTCTAAAAATAATGATTTTTTAGGCATTAAAGGTAAGGAAAAAGAAGGGAAATGGTTTGCCAGTGCCAATAACCAAAATCGGTTTTTAGATGAAAAAGAAAAAGGAAATTGGTCGAACTATCTGCGTATTTGTATTTTAATTGCCCGTGCTGTGCGCCGTATGCATGCAGCAGGTTTGGCACACTCAGATTTATCCTATAAGAATATTTTGATTGATCCTGTAACTGGCCGTGCCTGTGTAATTGATGTTGATGGTCTGGTCGTGCCTGGCAAATATCCGCCTGATGTGGTCGGAACGCCTGATTTTATTGCACCTGAAGTGGTGAAAACCAATCATTTAAAAAAAGACGACCCACAGCGAAACCTCCCAAATATCATGACCGATCGGCATGCTTTGGCGGTCTTGATCTACATGTATTTGCTGTATCGACACCCATTGCGTGGTGGCAAAGTCCATGATGTGAATGATCCGCAGCGCGATGAAAATCTGGCAATGGGTGACAATGCCTTATTTATTGAACATCCAACCGATCCGAGCAATCGGGTAAAAGTTAGTCAGGTGCGTCCAATTGCTTTACCGTGGGCCGATCCTGAAAAAATTCCGTTCACCGTGACAGGCCCTTATTTAAAAGAACTGTTTTTACAAAGCTTTGTGACGGGTTTACAGCAGCCACAACAACGACCTTCTGCCAATGATTGGGAAACGGCTTTAGTTAAAACGGTGGATTTGATTCAGCCATGCTTAAATAGCGATTGCGGTCAAAAATGGTATGTATTTGATAATACAACAAAACCAGTATGTCCATTTTGTGGTACAGCCTTTAAAGGCAAGTTACCTGTATTGAACCTCTATTCGGCACGCCAAGAAGGCAGTTTTAGACCTGATAATCACCGTTTAATGGTCTGGACAGGGCAGTCACTTTACCCGTGGCATGCCAATAATTTGATTGCACCGAATGAGCGCCTAACAGCAGAACAAACCAAACGTGTCGGCTATTTTATTTTTCACCAAAATCAGTGGTGGCTGGTCAATGAAAATCTGCCTGATCTCATGGATGTGGCAACCAAAACAACGATTCCAATTGGCGAAAAAGTTGAATTGCTAGATGGAAAACAAATTTTACTTTCACGTCAGGATGGAGGCCGCTTAGTGGTGGTGCAAATGGTGGAATGTGTATGACACAAATAGTGAATGATCTTACTCAGATTGGCATTGCAGAAAATTCGATCGGCATTTGGTTTACCCAAGCGCATTCTTGTCAACGTGATTTAATTTTGGCCGCAAAAACGGCGCCGTTTGATACTCGAATTCATGTGGTGGCATCACATGCACATGATCGTCCTGAAATTACATCTGTTGCTGATATCGCTTTACAAGAACCGCCTTTGTCAGAGCGAGTCGAGTGGGTTGTACAGCAGGCACAACGCTTCAATGTCAAATTGATTATTGCTGGGCATCATGCTGAACTTTATCTGGCGCAAAAACAGCGCTTCGAGCAATTGGGCATCCGTCTCATGGCGGGCTGTGATACGGTTGAGCAGATTGAGCAACTGAATGACAAAGCTCTGTTCACTCAAATCTGCGTAACACACGGTTTGGCGGTTGCACCAGCAACCATTGTCGAGAATGCCGAGCAATTAGAAGATGCATATCATGACTGGCTGCAAAAAGGCGATGTGTGTGTCAAGCCTGCCAAAGGGGTTTTTGCTTCCGGGTTTTGGCATTTAGATCCTAAAGCGGATGCTTTTGATGTGTTTGCCAATAGTATGAGATTCAAGGCGCATCCTGAAAGTTTTATTGAGAGTTATCGCCAGTTAGAACAGCCTCCTGTGTATTTGGTCATGCCATTTCTTCCTGGACTGGAGTGCTCAGTGGATATGTTGTGCGTACATGGTCAGGTGCATGGGGCGATCGCACGTTATAAGCAAAAGAATGGCTGCCAGAGTTTGACATTTGAAGATCCAGCGATTGAGTTGGCCAAACAGGTGGCTGCATTATTTGGTTGTGATGGGCTAGTAAATATGCAGGCTCGATATAATGACCAACAGCAGTTGTATATTTTGGAAGTGAACTCTCGGCCATCAGGTGGCATTGCACATACCTTCATGAGCGGCGTGAATTTGGTGCATTTGGCGATTGCCCAAGCACTACAGCTCAATTATCAACCTGAAAAGATGAAAAGTTCGGTCACTGTACGCAGCATAAGTCAGAGTATTTGTGTAATATAAAGACCATTATGTATATTATTTTAACTTAGATTTAAGAATTATATGATTGAGATTGAATTACAACGTGGCAAACTGGATTTACAGCCCGATGAAAATAGTCACTGGAAATGGCAGGATTTACTCGGTTTTGCTGAACGAATAAATCCCAAAAGAGCCTTTTTATTTGTCTCAAAAGTCTTGGGGAGACATATTCCGGTGAGTCCTCAAGTGATGCGCCACGCGTTTACTGATTTAGCCCAACTGATTCCGAGTGATTTACCTGAACCAATCTTGGTGATTGGGATGGCAGAAACTGCGGTAGGTCTAGGTGCGGGTGTACATCAAGTGTTGCAAGAACGCTATCCAGATGCACTGTATGTCACCACGACTCGGCATCCTGTTGAAGGCGCACCGTTATTGGCTCGCTTTTTAGAAGAACATAGCCACGCGCAAGATCAATTGTTGTATGGATCTCCTGATGCTGATATCCAAAAGAAAATTTTAGCCAGTAAAAGTATTGTATTGGTTGATGATGAAGCTTCTACAGGAAAAACCTTTATCAATTTAGTGTCTGCACTACAAGCGGCTGGTTTTGATCAAATTTCCCATATTGTGACGGCTACTTTGGCGGATTGGTCATCAGGTATTCATATTGCTGGATTAGATTGTCAGTCCGTGGCATTGATGACGGGTAAATGGCATTGGCAAGATGCCGAAAATCCACCACAGATCAATATGCCCAAAGTCGATACCGTGGCATTTGGTGAGTACGCGACCTTGTCTGAACCGACTTGGGGACGTTTACCGATTCAGGATACTTCTGCCTATATTCGTTTGCAGGTCGAACCTCAGCAACGGATTTTAGTATTAGGAAGCGGTGAATATGTCTGGTCTTCATTCTTATTGGCTGAAGATTTGCAGCGACAGGGTGCAGAGGTGAAATTTAGTGCGATCACCCGCTCACCGATTGCAGTGGGACATGCAATTGAATCTGCTTTGGCTTTTTCAGATAACTATGGTTTAGGTATTCAGAACTTTGTCTACAATATCAATCCATTAGAGTATGATCGAATCTTCATTACAGTGGAAACCTGTGCTGAGTCCGTCGCCAATAGTCTATTAGATGCGATTCCAAATGCTGAAGTTATCAGCGCAGTAGAATTTCCACATCAAACTCTTAATCTGTGTAGTGCGAATGACTAATTTTTTATTTGATACGCAAAATATTGCAACGCCGCTCATGTTGGTTGATCTGGATGATACTTTATTCCAGACCCATCGTCGTATTGTTCCCCAAGCTGACTTTAAAATGGTCACCACGGACAAACAGGGACAAGCATTGGCGTATATGAACCCGATTCAGCAGCACTTTGTGCAGTGGTTGTTGCATAGTACACATTTGATTCCCGTCACAGCACGAAGTGCAGAAGCATTGTCTCGGGTACATTTACCTTTTCAGTACGGCGCAGTTTGTTCTCATGGCGGTACGGTACTGAATGCAGATTTTAGTGTAAATCTGGATTGGCATGCGCAGATGCAACATGCATTGGCCCCTTATCAAGCGCGGCAACAGGCTTTGATTGAGGTGGTACAGCAACAGGCGACCCATTTTGGTTCTATCCGTACTTGGGTGGTCGAAGAGCAAGGTTTGGGCTTATATGTGGTTGCCAAGCAAAATACCGAAAATGATAATCCTTATGCACCGAATTTCTTACCAGAACTATTAAATAGCTTAAGCCCAGATGTATTGGATGGGTTCTATTTTCATTTAAATGGCAATAACTTGGCTTTGATTCCAGAACCTGTAAGTAAAGCCAATGCAGCCCGTTTTTTATTGCAACAGTTTGCGTCTCAACAACGCCCGATTCTCGGTTTTGGCGATAGTTTGTCCGATGTAGAGTTTTTGAATCTATGTCATTGGTGGGGCATGCCGAACCACAGTCAATTGAATCGTTGGGTAAAACATAATTTGACGCAGCAATATAAACAAGAAGGATATTATGGCGATTATCAATAAAGATAAAGCAAGTGAATTAATTTTAAAACAAGGGTTTAGTGGTAGTTACCAAGCAGAACAAGTGACTTTTTTACTTAAACGGACGCATATTGAACCAACCGATACCATTGAAAAAGAACGTCTGATTCAATCAGGTGAAAAGCATTATTCGCAAATGATCAGTTTGGAGAGTGCACCGACTGAACGTCATTTACAGTTATTTGAACAGGCCATGCAGCAAGGGCAGCAGCGTTTGGCTCAAGAAGTTCAGCAGTTGGCACAAACTTTGGTTACAGCATTTAAGGAACCAATTGTATTGGTGAGTTTTGTACGTGCGGGCGTCCCCTTAGGTGTACTGCTTTATCATGCGATACAGGACTTAGGCTGTGACTGTGTACATTATGGCATCAGTATTATTCGAGACCGTGGTATCGATTTTGCTGCCTTGGAAACCATTATTGCTAAACATGGACACCAATCGATTGTGTTTGTGGATGGTTGGACGGGGAAAGGCGCGATTCGCCAAGAATTACAACGTAGTTTAGGCGATGATGCTCGTTTTGCAGAGCGACCGTTACCGTTGGTGGTCTTGTCGGATATTGCCGGTTGTGCATGGTTGGCGGCCAGTGGCGATGACTGGCTGATTCCATCTGGTATTTTGGGGTCGACCATTTCAGGTCTTATTTCACGTAGCATTTGTGAAGGTGAAGCCTTGAGTGCCGAGGAAATCAATGCCGAAAATATCGATCAATGGCATCGCTGTATTGAATATAGCCATTTAAAAGAATTTGATATTTCGCAGCAGTTTATTCAGCGCATCAACCAGATTCGCACCCAGCTTAATCCACAACCGAATGCAGTTTGGGAGCAAACGCAACAACTGACACAACAAGATCAAAGCCAGCAGGTGGTACAGAAACTGGCCCAAGAATACGACATTCAAAATATAAATCGGATAAAACCGAGTATTGCTGAAGCAACCCGAGCGATTTTAAGACGAGTACCGGATCTGGTCTTGCTTCGCGATGCTGATGATGCCGATACCCGTTTATTACGTTATTTAACGCAAGTCACTGAGACACCTGTACAAGTGGTCGGTGATCAAATTGCGCCGTATAGAGCGATTACATTGATTCAAAAATTGGGGAAAGGATAATTTTATGTTATCTGCATTATCTTTAGGGGCAACATTATATATGCCTGCCACGCGTCCAGACTTATGGGCTGTGGTGAAGGGTGAAAAATATCCAGAGTTGCGTTCTCTAGTGATCTGTCTGGAAGATGCAATCACTGAACAGGAGATCGCATTTGCCAAACAAAATCTCAAACAGTTATTGCAGCAAATCCAACAGCAACAGCGCCTTGAACAACATCCGAAAGTGTTTATTCGCCCTCGTCATATTGCGATGGCTGCCGAATTGGCAGAATGGCAAGAAATCACCGCTTTAGATGGCATGGTATTGCCGAAATTTGGTTTAGCCAGTTTAAAGCAATGGCTTAGCGTTCTTCCTCCAGAACTTCATTATATGCCTACGCTTGAAACAGCTGATAGTTTTGATATGGGGCAAATGAAAGAGTTGAGACAAGCCTTGCCAGAATTTCATAAAGTATTGGTGCTTCGGGTTGGAGGCAATGACTTACTCAATTGTTTGGCCTTACGTCGGCCGAGTGATATGACCTTATACCAAACGCCTATCGGCACACTTATTGCAAATCTAGCAGGTCAGTTTTTACCTTATGGTTTTGCGCTGAGTGCACCTGTCTGTGAGCATTTTAGTCAGGTGAAATTGTTGCAGGATGAATTATATCTGGATTTACAGCATGGCTTATCGGGTAAAACCGTGATTCATCCTGCACAGATCTCGATTGTGCATCAGGCTTATCAGGTCAATGAAATTGAGTTAAAACAAGCGCAGGGTATTTTACAGGATGGCAGCAAAGCTGTATTTGCCTGTCATGGCAGTATGCTTGAACCCGCAACCCATCGTCGTTGGGCGGAACGGATTTTAGAACGGGCAAAAGTGTTTGGGCTAAAAGTATAAAATCAAAAAATATAGGAATAATCGATGCAACAACTTATTACAGGCGCCAATTTGGCATTGAGCCAGTCACAGTGCCAAGTGAAAATTAAAACTACATTAACGGCGCATATCGGTTTAGATGTCACCGCCTATGTCTTGAATGCACAGGCGAAGGTTCGTGGTGATGCGGACATGATTTTTTATGGGCAAAAGCAGACACCGAACCGTAGTGTGGAATTGACCGAGGCGACAGCAAAAGCACCGTATATCGCGCAATTCAATCTGAACACTCAATTGTTCGATGCGGATATCAGCAAGCTTGCGATGTGTGCAACGATTGATGGGCAAGGTGCAATCAATGCGATTCAAGATATTCAGATTGAATTATGGGAAAATGGACAGCTCACGGCAACAGCGACGGTAAAAAGTGCTGAAAAGACTGAAAAAGCACTGATTTTGGCCGAAGTTTATCGTCATAAAGAGCAGTGGAAATTCCGCTTCGTCAATCAGGGGTTCAATGGTGGCTTACAACCGCTAGCCGAACATTTTGGGGTAGAAATTAGTGATCAAGCTGCAACGCCTGAACCAGTGCCTCAACCTGTATCGGCGCCAGCACCTCAGCCTAAACTTAATTTAAGCAAAATTACTTTAGATAAACGCAATAGCCAGATTAATTTACAGAAACAGGCTCACGGTTTTGGTGAGATTAAAATTAATCTGAATTGGAACCAACGGACTCAACAAGCTCAGTCAGGTGGTTTCTTTAAAAAGCTACTCAACCAAAATCAAGGTATTGATCTGGACCTAGGTTGCCTATTCGAGATGCACGATGGTAGCAAATCGGTGATTCAGGCTTTAGGTGATCGGTTTGGTGATTTTAACGGATTCCCCTTTATTCAGCTTTCTGCGGATGACCGTACTGGTGCATTAACAGAGGGTGAGTGGCTCAGAATTAATGGACAGCACTGGTCGCAGATTCGCCGTGTAGTGTTATTTGCCTTTATTTATGAGGGTGTACCGAACTGGGCTGAAACAGATGCAGTGGTCACCATTTATGTTCCAGATCAACCTCCGATTGAAATCCGTTTAACTGAAGGGCAACCTTTGGGGATGTGTGGAATTGTTGAATTGGTGAATCAAGGCGGTAGTATTCAAGTACAACGTCATGTGCGCTATGTGCCTGGACATCGGGAGTTGGACCAAGCCTTTGGTTTTGGTCTGCGCTGGGTTGCAGGCAGTAAATAAAGTTGATATTTAATGATGTATTAGATAACAACAATTTCGATATCTATGTAAAAGTCATTAAGACCATGGAATTTTAAGTGTTCAAACGAGGAGAAAAAACAAAATGGCAATTAGTTTAAATAAAGGTGGAAATTTATCCCTAAGTAAAACAGACCCAAATTTAGTCCGTATTTTAATTGGATTGGGCTGGGATGAACGTGCGACTGACGGTGCAGCATTCGACTTGGATGCGAGTGCATTCTTATTAACTGCAACAGGCAAAGTACGTGGTGATCACGACTTTATTTTCTACAACCAACTTAAATCTCAAGATGCTTCAGTCGAGCACACGGGTGACAACCGTTCAGGTCAAGGTGATGGTGATGATGAAACCTTATTGGTTGATCTGTCAAAAGTCTCACCTGAAATTGAAAAAATTGCGATTACTGTGACCATTCATGATGCACAAGCACGCGGCCAGAATTTTGGTCAGATTGCCAATGCCTTTATTCGTGTCGTGAATCAAGACACCAATGTCGAAGTGGTTCGTTTTGATTTGGCAGAAGATTATTCAACTGAAACTGCCATGGTATTTGGCGAGGTTTATCGTCACAATGGCGAATGGAAATTTAAAGCCGTTGGTCAAGGCTATGCTGGTGGGCTTGCTGCGATGTGCCAACAATATGGTATTCAGGTCGGCTAAGCTTCTCATTTCAACACATAAATGATGAATAGCTTAAAGCTGTTTAGAAAAGGAAAAAAATGAAACATTTTCGTTTCTCAATTATTTTTACCGTAATCTGTCTAGGGTTATCAGCATGGTGGGGCTTTACGCATGGCCCAAATGCTGGTTTCGCGATGATGCTTAAAGTTTTATTGATTACGACTGTCTTAGCGGTCATGGAAGTATCCCTGTCTTTTGATAATGCTGTTGTCAATGCATCAGTACTCAGAAACTGGGATGAGTTCTGGAAAAAACTGTTCCTTACCGTCGGGATTTTAGTTGCTGTATTTGGTATGCGCTTAATCTTCCCACTCTTAATTGTTGGTGTAACCGCTGACATGGGAATGATTGAAGTTGCGAAACTGGCACTGAATGATCCAAAAACTTATTCAGAAAAGTTACTTGCACACCATGCTGAAATTGCTGCCTTCGGTGGGATGTTCCTGCTGTTGGTGTTCTTAAACTTCTTGTTTGATGATGGTAAAGATACGCACTGGTTCCATTGGTTGGAAACCCATTTATCGAATCTAGCAAATATTCCAGCGATGTCAGTATTTGTGTCACTGATTGCTTTACTGACCATGGCTGCTTTTGTACCTGAGCAACAAAAACTGATCGTGATTGTCGCGGGGATCTGGGGCATCGTGGTCTATATCGGTGTACAGGTATTGGGTCATTTGCTTGAAGGCAGCAGCGAAGATGATGAAGCCGATGAAAAACCGGTTACTGGTACTTCAAGTAATATCGTCAAAGCAGGTATTGGTGGTTTCCTTTACCTCGAAGTATTAGATGCTTCGTTTAGTTTTGATGGTGTGATTGGTGCATTTGCGATCACAAGTGATGTGGTTGTGATTATGCTTGGTCTGGCAATTGGTGCAATGTTTGTCCGTTCGATGACGATTTATTTAGTTGAGAAAGGCACATTGGAAGCATTTATTTATCTGGAGCATGGCGCACATTATGCGATTGGTGCTTTGGCTGCAATTATGCTTTATACCGGAACAGGTGGTCATGTGCCTGAAGTTGTAACAGGCTTGATTGGTATTGCATTCATCATTTGGGCTGTATTATCTTCGATTGCTTACAGTAAACAACAAACACAAGCTTGATAAAAATGCATGGATACATCATTTATATGATGTCCATGATTGAAATGAAATAAACAATGAGTTGATATTTAATAAGGAGAAACTCAAATGGCAATTAGTTTAACCAAAGGCGGCAACGTTAGCTTAACCAAAGAAGCGCCTGGCATTACAAAAACAACTGTTGGTTTAGGTTGGAATCCACGCGTGACTGATGGTGCTGCATTTGACCTTGATGCAATTGCATTTTTAGTCAATGAAGGCGGTAAGGTTCGTGCAGATAATGACTTTATTTTCTTTAATAACTTAAAGTCATCTGATGGCTCAGTCGTTCATAATGGCGATAACCGTACCGGTGAAGGCGATGGTGACGACGAGACTTTAAGCGTGGACTTGAGTAAAGTTCCGGCTGACGTTGCAAAAGTGATCTTTGCGGTTACGATTTATGATGGTCAAACCCGTAACCAAAACTTTGGTCAAGTTGCGAATGCCTACATTCGTGTAAGTAACGATGCGGGTGGTACTGAAATTGCACGTTATGACTTGTCTGAAGACAGCAGCACTGAAACTGCAATGATCTTTGGTGAACTTTATAAGCATGGCAGCGAGTGGAAATTCCGTGCAATCGGTCAAGGTTTTGCTGGTGGCTTAGGGCCTTTAGCAGCTTCTTATGGTGTTTCTGTTTAAGATACCTGTGGAAGATAGTGTTTAGGCACTATCTTCTTTTTTCGATATTTATAAATGATAAAAATAGGTTATTCCTTGATATGTTGAATTTAGTACGCGGACAAAAAATAAAACTAACTGATGTTTTACAGGGGCAATCCTCTTTTTATATCCAGATTCAATATCAAGCCGCTTTTGATTTAGATATCGCAAGTTTTGGACTTGATCCACAGTATCGTTTAAGTGATGAACGATACATGACCTTTTATAATCAGCCTGAAACGCCATGCCAAGCGGTTCGTCTGATTGAAAATCACAATAAATGCAGTCGCTTTTTAGTTGATTCTGCAAAACTACCTGCAACTATTCAACATCTGGTTTTGACCGCTGCAATTGATGGCCAGAATATCATGTCACAATTACAGCAAGCGACGATTCAAATTCTTAACTTGCAGTTACAGCCGATTGCTGAACTGAAGTTAGATGGCAGCATCTTTGATCAAGAACGTGCCACCATGCTGATTGAGATTTATCGAAAAGACGGTATTTGGCGTTTAGCCGCTATTGGACAAGGCTTTAATGCCGGTCTTGCTGCCTTAATTCAACATTTTGGTGGAGAGGTTGCCGAAGAGCCAACAGCACAACAGTCGACACCAGTAGCACCACAATCGAATATCGATTTAAAGAAAAAATTATCTTTGCAAAAGGCCGAAAAAACGGGCAATGCATCCATTATCGATCTGACCAAAAAATCACTGGTCCAACTGGAAAAGAAAAACTTACTGGGTGTAACCGCACGCGTGGCACTGGTCTTGGATGCATCTGGCTCAATGGATGGGCAATATCGCCGCGGTGATGTGCAAAAGGTAGTGAATCGCTTGATGCCACTAGCTATTCATTTTGATGATGATGGCAGTTTTGAATGCTGGGCTTTTGCCGCTAAAACAACGCAACTGGATGATGTGACCCTGAGTAATGTTAATGATTTCATTAACACCACCCAGCGTGGCTGGAAGAACTGGCAAGTTGGGGCGCGTTATAATGAGGAAATTCCAGCGATTGAAGCTGTGATTAACTATTTCCAAAAATTCAAAGATCAAATCCCGACTTATGTTTTATTTATTTCGGATGGTGGTGTGGGCAGCCGTCGACAAATGCAGAAAATATTATCACAAGCGGCCAAACTGCCTATTTTCTGGCAATTTGTCGGGATTGGTGGGCGAGATTATGGCGCACTAGAAAAGCTGGATGAAATGTCAGGTCGAATTGTCGATAACTGTAATTTCTTTAGTTTAGATCGCATTGACAGCGTTTCAGATGAACGTCTATATGAATTGTTATTGCAAGAATTCCCTGATTGGTTAAACGCTGCGAAGCAACATCAGATTGTGAGAAATTAAAAGGAATAAACAATGGCACAGTTTAGCTTAGTTGGTTCACCAGAACCGTTCTTGCATGTATCCATGCGCCGTGGCGACAAAATCTATTGCGAAAGTAATGCTATGGTGATGATGGAAGCGCCTTTGGAGTTAAAAGGGCGTTTGCAAGGAGGGTTAATGCAATCCCTCTTACGTCGTTTTGCCAATGATGAATCGTTGTTTCAGCAGCATATCGAAGCAGTACGCGGTGATGGCGATTGTCTGTTGTCGGCGGCGTTGGATGGTGATATGCAGATTCTGGATGTCGGTGCGACGCAGTATTTGCTGAGTGACGGGGCTTTTGTGGCAGCACATGACTCGGTTGAAGTCAAAGCCCGTTTAAACAGCAGCCTCGGTGGTGCATTTTTTGGTAATACAGGCGGTTTTCTGGTGATGGAAACCAGTGGACAAGGTCAAGTGGTGGTATCTGGCTGTGGTACCTTGTTTGAGCTTGAGGTTGAACCAAACAAAGAAGTTATTATTGATAATGGACATGTGGTCTGTTGGGATTCACGCTTAAACTATAATCTGTCGGTATCTACGTCACAGAGTAGTGGTTTTCTTGGCAACTTGGTCAATAGTGTAACCAGTGGTGAAGGGATGGTGTTACGTTTCTCGGGTCAAGGTAAGGTGGTGATCTGTTCTCGAAACCGCAACAATTTGCTGCAGTGGTTAACTTCGAAGTTAAACTTAAACCGTAATCAATCAAATTAAAATAATCATTTTTATCTAGAGGAGTAAAAGTACATGGGAATTAATTTAGAAAAGGGCCAAAAAATCAGCTTACAGAAAGCAGATGGCAGCAACTTACAACAAATCTTTTTAGGTGTGGGTTGGGACGTTGCGAAAAGCAAAGGCTTTTTCGGCTTTGGTGGTGGCGGTGGGGATATTGACCTTGATGCTTCTGTCATTTTATTTGATGATAACAAACAAGTACTAGATGTGGTTTACTTTGGTCAATTACAAAGTAAAGATGGCAGTATCCAGCATTCGGGTGATAACTTAACCGGCGCGGGCGATGGTGATGATGAAGTCATTCGCGTTAATTTGAACCAGATTCCTGCACAAGTAAAATCGTTGGTTTTTACTGTAAGTAGCTTTCGCGGACAGACCTTTGAGAAAGTTGAAAATGCTTTCTGCCGTTTGGTGGATCAATCCAACAATCAAGAAATTGCAAGTTATAAGCTGTCTTCACAGGGTGCACATACCGGTTTGATTATTGCAAAAATTTATCGCCACAATGATGCATGGAAAATGCACGCGATTGGTGAAAATGTGCATGGTCGTACCTTCCAAGATATCGTGCCTTATGCTTTACCACATATCTAATGATTTAGATTAATCATGGCATGCCACAACATCGTTCAATACAATGTTGTGGCATGTTTATTTCTGCGATTTGAAATTATAATAAATAGTGGTTTAGAACATCCCGCATTGCTTCTGGAATGGTGGTGCTTTTTCGGCTTATCCGATCCACAAAGACATGGACAAAATGCCCTTGAGCAGCAGCTTCGTCCTGGCCTTGTTTAAAGATCGCTAGTTCGTATCTGAGTGATGAATTTCCAACTTTACCAATCGCCACACCCACTTCTACTATTTCTGGAAACGACAGTTCCTGTTGAAAGCTACAAGCTGAATCAACCACTAGACCAATAATTTCACTGTGATGAATATCGAAACCTGTTTTCTGAATCAGTAATGAATTGGCTGCGGTATCAAAATAGCTATAATAAGTCACGTTGTTGACATGACCAT
This genomic stretch from Acinetobacter sp. C32I harbors:
- a CDS encoding TerD family protein translates to MAISLTKGGNVSLTKEAPGITKTTVGLGWNPRVTDGAAFDLDAIAFLVNEGGKVRADNDFIFFNNLKSSDGSVVHNGDNRTGEGDGDDETLSVDLSKVPADVAKVIFAVTIYDGQTRNQNFGQVANAYIRVSNDAGGTEIARYDLSEDSSTETAMIFGELYKHGSEWKFRAIGQGFAGGLGPLAASYGVSV
- a CDS encoding TerD family protein; this translates as MAISLNKGGNLSLSKTDPNLVRILIGLGWDERATDGAAFDLDASAFLLTATGKVRGDHDFIFYNQLKSQDASVEHTGDNRSGQGDGDDETLLVDLSKVSPEIEKIAITVTIHDAQARGQNFGQIANAFIRVVNQDTNVEVVRFDLAEDYSTETAMVFGEVYRHNGEWKFKAVGQGYAGGLAAMCQQYGIQVG
- a CDS encoding TIGR00266 family protein, whose amino-acid sequence is MAQFSLVGSPEPFLHVSMRRGDKIYCESNAMVMMEAPLELKGRLQGGLMQSLLRRFANDESLFQQHIEAVRGDGDCLLSAALDGDMQILDVGATQYLLSDGAFVAAHDSVEVKARLNSSLGGAFFGNTGGFLVMETSGQGQVVVSGCGTLFELEVEPNKEVIIDNGHVVCWDSRLNYNLSVSTSQSSGFLGNLVNSVTSGEGMVLRFSGQGKVVICSRNRNNLLQWLTSKLNLNRNQSN
- a CDS encoding DUF475 domain-containing protein, with protein sequence MKHFRFSIIFTVICLGLSAWWGFTHGPNAGFAMMLKVLLITTVLAVMEVSLSFDNAVVNASVLRNWDEFWKKLFLTVGILVAVFGMRLIFPLLIVGVTADMGMIEVAKLALNDPKTYSEKLLAHHAEIAAFGGMFLLLVFLNFLFDDGKDTHWFHWLETHLSNLANIPAMSVFVSLIALLTMAAFVPEQQKLIVIVAGIWGIVVYIGVQVLGHLLEGSSEDDEADEKPVTGTSSNIVKAGIGGFLYLEVLDASFSFDGVIGAFAITSDVVVIMLGLAIGAMFVRSMTIYLVEKGTLEAFIYLEHGAHYAIGALAAIMLYTGTGGHVPEVVTGLIGIAFIIWAVLSSIAYSKQQTQA
- a CDS encoding VWA domain-containing protein → MLNLVRGQKIKLTDVLQGQSSFYIQIQYQAAFDLDIASFGLDPQYRLSDERYMTFYNQPETPCQAVRLIENHNKCSRFLVDSAKLPATIQHLVLTAAIDGQNIMSQLQQATIQILNLQLQPIAELKLDGSIFDQERATMLIEIYRKDGIWRLAAIGQGFNAGLAALIQHFGGEVAEEPTAQQSTPVAPQSNIDLKKKLSLQKAEKTGNASIIDLTKKSLVQLEKKNLLGVTARVALVLDASGSMDGQYRRGDVQKVVNRLMPLAIHFDDDGSFECWAFAAKTTQLDDVTLSNVNDFINTTQRGWKNWQVGARYNEEIPAIEAVINYFQKFKDQIPTYVLFISDGGVGSRRQMQKILSQAAKLPIFWQFVGIGGRDYGALEKLDEMSGRIVDNCNFFSLDRIDSVSDERLYELLLQEFPDWLNAAKQHQIVRN
- a CDS encoding TerD family protein — encoded protein: MQQLITGANLALSQSQCQVKIKTTLTAHIGLDVTAYVLNAQAKVRGDADMIFYGQKQTPNRSVELTEATAKAPYIAQFNLNTQLFDADISKLAMCATIDGQGAINAIQDIQIELWENGQLTATATVKSAEKTEKALILAEVYRHKEQWKFRFVNQGFNGGLQPLAEHFGVEISDQAATPEPVPQPVSAPAPQPKLNLSKITLDKRNSQINLQKQAHGFGEIKINLNWNQRTQQAQSGGFFKKLLNQNQGIDLDLGCLFEMHDGSKSVIQALGDRFGDFNGFPFIQLSADDRTGALTEGEWLRINGQHWSQIRRVVLFAFIYEGVPNWAETDAVVTIYVPDQPPIEIRLTEGQPLGMCGIVELVNQGGSIQVQRHVRYVPGHRELDQAFGFGLRWVAGSK
- a CDS encoding HpcH/HpaI aldolase/citrate lyase family protein; translated protein: MLSALSLGATLYMPATRPDLWAVVKGEKYPELRSLVICLEDAITEQEIAFAKQNLKQLLQQIQQQQRLEQHPKVFIRPRHIAMAAELAEWQEITALDGMVLPKFGLASLKQWLSVLPPELHYMPTLETADSFDMGQMKELRQALPEFHKVLVLRVGGNDLLNCLALRRPSDMTLYQTPIGTLIANLAGQFLPYGFALSAPVCEHFSQVKLLQDELYLDLQHGLSGKTVIHPAQISIVHQAYQVNEIELKQAQGILQDGSKAVFACHGSMLEPATHRRWAERILERAKVFGLKV